The Hymenobacter sp. GOD-10R genome includes a window with the following:
- a CDS encoding pirin family protein: protein MTTHITRAQDRGLKDIGWLQSNFSLSFSSYANPVRAGFGLVRVFNDDFVAAGQGFGLHAHANMEIISVLLAGSMNHKDSLGYSEVITPGGVQIMSAGSGLRHEEYNVGDDQVNFLQIWIEPKLQNVTPRYQRRQFPREKRHNQLVTIISNEEGTAHCWINQNAKLSLGYFEAGKTLDYAFKPLNKCLFIFCISGKLALADQELNARDSIGIWETDQISVHCETESEFLIIEAPINH from the coding sequence ATGACTACCCATATCACCCGCGCCCAAGACCGAGGTTTGAAAGACATTGGCTGGCTGCAAAGCAATTTCTCATTAAGTTTCTCCTCTTATGCCAACCCCGTGCGAGCTGGCTTCGGCTTGGTGCGCGTGTTCAACGACGACTTCGTAGCTGCAGGACAAGGGTTTGGCTTGCACGCGCACGCCAACATGGAGATTATCTCGGTGCTACTGGCCGGGAGCATGAATCATAAAGACTCGCTAGGCTACTCGGAGGTGATTACACCGGGCGGCGTACAGATCATGAGCGCGGGCAGCGGCTTGCGGCATGAGGAATACAACGTAGGCGACGATCAAGTAAACTTCCTGCAAATTTGGATTGAGCCGAAGCTGCAAAACGTGACGCCGCGTTACCAGCGTCGTCAGTTCCCGCGGGAGAAACGCCACAACCAGCTTGTCACAATTATCAGCAACGAAGAGGGCACGGCGCATTGCTGGATCAACCAGAACGCCAAGCTGTCGTTGGGTTATTTCGAAGCTGGCAAAACCCTGGACTACGCCTTTAAACCTCTTAATAAGTGCTTGTTTATCTTCTGCATCAGCGGGAAGCTAGCTTTAGCCGATCAGGAACTGAACGCACGCGATTCGATTGGTATCTGGGAAACGGACCAGATTAGCGTTCATTGTGAAACAGAAAGTGAGTTTCTAATCATTGAGGCACCGATAAATCACTGA
- a CDS encoding patatin-like phospholipase family protein encodes MIGLALSGGGARGIAHLGVLAALDELQIPVARLAGVSSGAIAGTFYAAGFPPREILRLFQDVNITRLTRIAMSRYGLFRIDAVGTLFERHLGVDSTFEQLRLPLTLVATDLVEGVSVRFSSGPLVLPLLASAAVPILYRPVEYQGRQLVDGGLLNNLPVEAMLDETQPDLRIVGVHCNPPNPDAQFNNIRGVIERTLNLAIGGNTVLSKQQCHLLLEPPELRRYRTMSYRLAPELFEIGYRYTLSRAAELEALL; translated from the coding sequence ATGATCGGTCTAGCTTTATCTGGTGGTGGCGCACGGGGTATTGCACACCTAGGTGTCTTGGCGGCGCTGGACGAGCTACAGATTCCGGTGGCGCGGCTGGCGGGGGTAAGTTCTGGGGCTATTGCCGGCACTTTCTACGCCGCGGGCTTTCCGCCCCGCGAGATCCTGCGACTATTTCAGGATGTGAACATCACGCGTCTTACGCGCATTGCGATGAGTCGCTATGGGCTGTTCCGAATTGACGCCGTCGGAACGCTGTTTGAGCGGCACCTAGGTGTAGACAGTACATTTGAGCAGTTGCGGCTGCCGCTGACACTCGTTGCCACAGATTTAGTAGAAGGCGTTTCTGTCCGATTTTCCAGCGGTCCGCTGGTGCTGCCGCTATTGGCGTCGGCGGCTGTTCCTATCTTGTACCGGCCAGTAGAATACCAAGGCCGGCAACTCGTGGATGGGGGACTGCTCAATAACTTACCGGTGGAGGCAATGCTCGACGAAACTCAGCCAGATTTACGCATTGTGGGGGTGCACTGCAATCCACCGAATCCCGACGCGCAGTTCAACAATATCCGAGGCGTCATTGAGCGCACGCTCAACCTAGCTATCGGGGGTAACACGGTATTGAGCAAGCAACAATGCCATTTGCTCCTAGAGCCGCCCGAGTTACGGCGGTACCGCACCATGAGCTACCGTTTGGCGCCCGAGCTTTTCGAGATTGGTTACCGCTATACATTGAGCCGGGCAGCCGAGTTAGAAGCTTTGTTGTAG
- the purU gene encoding formyltetrahydrofolate deformylase — MASHILLIDCPDERGLVYKITGVLLKHNLNIVRNGEFVEREFNHFFMRTEFSGDVEREAVVQDLREVLPATAGIKLTAREKKDIVLLVTKEHHCLSDLLIRHAFQELNARILAVISNHDVLADLTQRFDIPFRYVSHEGKSREAHEAEVIQAIQAYNPEFVVLAKYMRILSPAFVAAFANRLINIHHSFLPAFIGANPYAQAYERGVKIIGATAHFVNEQLDQGPIIAQNVIPVDHTQSAKEMAQAGRDVEKIVLARSLKMVFDEQVFVYRNKTILFN, encoded by the coding sequence ATGGCATCGCACATTCTTCTAATCGATTGTCCTGATGAACGCGGACTAGTTTATAAGATCACAGGCGTTCTACTGAAGCACAACTTAAACATTGTGCGCAACGGAGAATTCGTGGAAAGAGAATTCAACCATTTCTTCATGCGGACTGAGTTCTCGGGCGATGTGGAGCGCGAAGCCGTCGTGCAAGACCTACGCGAGGTATTGCCGGCCACCGCCGGAATCAAGCTGACTGCTAGAGAGAAAAAAGACATCGTTTTACTGGTAACCAAAGAGCATCATTGCCTTAGCGACTTGCTGATCAGGCATGCTTTTCAGGAGCTGAACGCGCGCATCCTAGCTGTGATCAGCAACCACGACGTGCTAGCTGACTTGACCCAGCGGTTTGATATTCCGTTCCGTTATGTCAGCCATGAAGGCAAAAGCCGTGAAGCGCATGAAGCGGAAGTGATACAAGCCATTCAGGCGTACAACCCTGAGTTTGTAGTGCTGGCCAAATACATGCGCATTCTTTCCCCCGCGTTTGTTGCTGCATTCGCTAACCGGCTCATCAACATTCACCATTCTTTTCTGCCTGCTTTCATCGGTGCGAACCCGTACGCGCAGGCGTATGAGCGGGGCGTAAAAATTATTGGCGCCACCGCCCACTTTGTAAATGAACAGCTCGATCAGGGGCCTATTATCGCGCAGAATGTCATACCCGTGGATCACACCCAAAGCGCAAAAGAAATGGCACAAGCGGGCCGCGACGTAGAAAAAATAGTACTGGCTAGGTCGCTGAAGATGGTATTCGATGAGCAGGTGTTTGTCTATCGGAACAAGACCATCCTATTCAACTAA
- a CDS encoding MBL fold metallo-hydrolase: MKLHTIDTGLFKLDGGAMFGVVPKSLWQKLNPADENNMCTWAMRCLLVEDGNRLLLIDNGIGEKQDAKFRGHFYLHGDDTVEKSLRKLGFTASDITDVFLTHLHFDHCGGSVVRTPDDKLVLAFPNATYWSNEAHWEWAVHPNAREKASFLRENILPIQESGQLQFVNPAAGVPGALSQFSEIIFADGHTEKMMVPVMHYKGRTLAFMADLLPSTGHIPLPYVMSYDMRPLVTLSEKEAVLRRAAEENWVLLLEHDPTVEACTVQLTDKGVRLAETLRLADL, from the coding sequence ATGAAGCTTCACACAATTGATACCGGCCTTTTCAAACTTGATGGCGGTGCTATGTTCGGCGTGGTACCCAAGAGCTTATGGCAAAAGCTAAACCCCGCCGACGAGAACAATATGTGCACCTGGGCCATGCGCTGCCTGTTGGTAGAAGATGGCAATCGGCTCCTGTTGATTGACAATGGGATCGGGGAGAAGCAAGACGCTAAATTTCGCGGGCACTTCTATTTGCACGGCGATGATACAGTAGAGAAGTCGTTGCGCAAGCTAGGGTTCACGGCTTCTGATATCACGGATGTATTTCTGACGCACTTGCACTTCGACCACTGCGGTGGCTCGGTGGTACGCACCCCCGACGACAAGTTGGTGCTGGCTTTCCCAAATGCTACGTATTGGAGCAACGAAGCGCACTGGGAATGGGCTGTGCACCCCAACGCCCGCGAGAAAGCTAGCTTTCTGAGGGAGAACATTCTACCTATTCAAGAAAGCGGTCAGCTGCAATTCGTCAACCCCGCGGCCGGGGTGCCGGGAGCGTTGTCGCAGTTCTCCGAAATCATCTTTGCCGATGGGCATACCGAGAAGATGATGGTGCCGGTAATGCACTATAAAGGTCGTACGCTCGCTTTCATGGCCGACTTGCTACCGTCTACGGGGCACATTCCGCTGCCCTACGTGATGAGCTATGACATGCGCCCGCTCGTGACGCTTAGCGAGAAAGAAGCCGTGTTGCGCCGCGCTGCTGAAGAAAACTGGGTACTGCTACTGGAACACGACCCGACCGTAGAAGCGTGCACTGTGCAACTCACCGACAAAGGGGTGCGCTTGGCCGAAACGTTACGCTTAGCAGACTTGTAG
- a CDS encoding PA2169 family four-helix-bundle protein: MNQPQASQQDTLHNSGSVLDQAQQWLNQSSVTDLLDKVPQSVKGLGTNVSKSYSKLSTTQKVVGGTLLALGIGYLIRNNSKSADKNTSSDEQTDNLHELLLFVNDRIEGYKRAVEESQDPQLSGYYKQLVSQSQRFSNELNNYLRQQNGDQETSTTLKGKLYRAWMDTKAAVTGADEEAILGSNIYGEEWAIKAYKEALSSNTLPGSLRLEVERQYAQSKKTYKDLKKLKNKVAE; this comes from the coding sequence ATGAATCAGCCTCAAGCCTCTCAGCAGGATACACTCCATAATTCTGGCTCCGTGCTCGATCAGGCCCAGCAGTGGCTCAATCAGAGCTCCGTGACCGATTTGTTAGACAAAGTGCCCCAGTCCGTTAAGGGCCTAGGTACCAACGTCTCAAAATCATATAGTAAGCTGAGTACCACGCAAAAAGTGGTCGGAGGAACTTTGCTTGCGCTAGGGATTGGATACTTAATCCGCAACAACAGCAAGTCTGCTGATAAGAACACGTCGAGTGACGAGCAGACCGACAATCTTCATGAGCTATTGCTCTTCGTGAATGACCGAATCGAGGGGTATAAGCGCGCCGTAGAAGAAAGTCAGGATCCGCAGCTGAGTGGTTACTACAAGCAGTTGGTAAGCCAGAGCCAGCGTTTCTCCAATGAGCTGAATAACTACTTGCGCCAGCAAAACGGCGACCAAGAAACGTCCACTACGCTCAAAGGCAAGCTGTACCGAGCTTGGATGGACACCAAAGCCGCTGTTACCGGTGCAGATGAAGAAGCCATTCTAGGGTCCAACATCTACGGGGAAGAATGGGCAATAAAAGCGTATAAAGAGGCCCTCAGCAGCAACACCCTGCCTGGCTCCCTACGCTTGGAGGTGGAACGCCAATATGCGCAGTCGAAAAAGACCTACAAGGACCTGAAGAAGCTAAAAAACAAAGTAGCGGAGTAA
- a CDS encoding 1-acyl-sn-glycerol-3-phosphate acyltransferase, protein MARKTSTFWYLFSRFWFWITGWHLGPRVPPGIPKSMMIAAPHTSNWDFMYARAAFFLMDVDVKLTIKKEWTSIPVLGALVQSLGGLAVDRSKNNSLVDGMIQLFKERDELVILITPEGTRKYQPKWRKGFYHAAVGAGVPILLGYLDYKNKEAGVGPPFYPTGDYEADLEKIKDFYRTKQGRFPDQGIR, encoded by the coding sequence ATGGCTCGCAAAACCTCTACTTTCTGGTATCTATTCTCGCGTTTTTGGTTCTGGATAACGGGCTGGCACCTAGGTCCGCGCGTACCACCAGGCATTCCAAAAAGCATGATGATTGCCGCGCCCCACACCAGCAACTGGGACTTTATGTACGCGCGCGCCGCTTTCTTCCTGATGGACGTGGACGTGAAGCTTACTATTAAGAAAGAGTGGACGTCCATTCCGGTGCTTGGGGCGTTGGTACAGTCGCTGGGCGGCCTCGCCGTAGACCGCAGCAAAAATAACAGCCTCGTGGATGGCATGATCCAGCTGTTCAAGGAGCGAGACGAACTGGTAATTCTTATCACGCCCGAAGGCACCCGCAAATACCAGCCGAAGTGGCGCAAGGGCTTTTACCACGCCGCTGTAGGCGCAGGCGTACCTATTTTGCTCGGTTACCTCGATTATAAAAACAAAGAAGCTGGTGTCGGTCCGCCCTTTTACCCAACGGGCGACTACGAAGCTGATCTGGAGAAAATCAAGGACTTCTACCGCACAAAGCAAGGTCGCTTTCCCGACCAGGGTATTCGGTGA
- a CDS encoding 16S rRNA (uracil(1498)-N(3))-methyltransferase — translation MPTFYAPDLTTPTYTLPEEESKHAVRVLRLRAGDSVELVNGRGGVYQAEVAQADAKRCQLRITHEQQVPRRSYVVHVAVAPTKNLDRMEWLVEKATEMGVDRMSFLRCARSERRELKLERLEKIAVSALKQSGQAWLPQLDEMTNFDTFLPVVDPTTTFIAHLADDERTELAQVAHVPTCCILIGPEGDFTPEEIAAARQRGIRPVALGLTRLRTETAALAAVHTVHVVNLLKG, via the coding sequence ATGCCTACGTTCTACGCTCCCGACCTCACTACCCCAACCTACACCCTTCCCGAAGAAGAAAGCAAACACGCCGTGCGCGTGCTGCGCCTGCGTGCCGGCGACTCCGTAGAGCTGGTAAACGGCCGCGGTGGCGTGTACCAGGCCGAAGTTGCGCAGGCTGATGCTAAGCGCTGCCAACTACGCATCACGCACGAGCAACAGGTACCGCGCCGTTCTTATGTGGTGCACGTGGCCGTAGCGCCTACCAAAAACCTCGACCGCATGGAATGGCTCGTTGAAAAAGCTACTGAAATGGGCGTAGATCGGATGAGTTTCTTACGCTGCGCCCGCTCCGAACGCCGTGAGCTGAAGCTGGAGCGGCTGGAGAAAATTGCGGTAAGCGCCCTTAAGCAGTCCGGTCAGGCCTGGTTGCCGCAGCTAGATGAGATGACCAATTTCGACACTTTTCTGCCGGTGGTAGACCCTACTACTACCTTCATCGCACATCTCGCCGACGATGAACGCACGGAGCTAGCGCAGGTAGCTCATGTTCCTACGTGCTGCATCCTTATAGGCCCGGAAGGCGACTTTACTCCGGAAGAAATTGCCGCCGCACGGCAGCGCGGCATTCGGCCGGTAGCGCTTGGACTCACCCGTTTGCGTACCGAAACGGCAGCCCTGGCCGCGGTGCATACCGTGCACGTTGTTAACTTGCTTAAAGGCTAA
- a CDS encoding acetyl-CoA carboxylase carboxyltransferase subunit alpha produces MLLDFEQPIAALEGKLREMQQLALDSQVDVSEAVAALEAKIKTLKKETYANLTRWQRVQLSRHPDRPYTLDYIEGMTSKFVELHGDRTVADDKAMVGGFAELDGRTVMFIGQQKGRNTKQRQFRNFGMPNPEGYRKALRLMKLAEKFNKPIVTLIDTPGAFPGLEAEERGQGEAIARNLKEMFLLKVPVICVVIGEGASGGALGIGIGDRVLMLENTWYSVISPENCSTILWRSWDYKEQAAEAMKPTAADMLQAKLVDGIVKEPLGGAHTAPQKIIETLKKALLKTLDELEALPTDERISQRIDKFAAMGVVLE; encoded by the coding sequence ATGCTCCTCGATTTTGAACAACCTATCGCGGCCCTAGAAGGCAAACTTCGTGAAATGCAGCAACTGGCGCTCGACAGCCAAGTTGACGTATCGGAGGCGGTAGCGGCCCTAGAGGCCAAAATCAAGACTCTTAAGAAAGAAACGTACGCTAATCTTACCCGCTGGCAGCGGGTGCAGCTTTCGCGCCACCCCGACCGCCCTTACACGCTCGACTACATCGAGGGCATGACCTCGAAATTCGTGGAGCTACACGGCGACCGGACCGTAGCCGACGACAAAGCCATGGTGGGCGGCTTTGCCGAGCTAGATGGTCGCACGGTGATGTTTATCGGGCAGCAGAAAGGCCGTAACACCAAGCAGCGGCAGTTCCGCAACTTCGGTATGCCCAACCCGGAAGGCTACCGCAAGGCATTGCGTCTGATGAAGCTAGCCGAGAAGTTTAATAAGCCCATTGTAACGCTGATTGACACGCCCGGTGCGTTCCCCGGCCTAGAAGCGGAGGAACGTGGACAAGGCGAGGCTATTGCCCGCAACTTGAAGGAAATGTTTCTGTTGAAAGTACCAGTTATCTGCGTGGTAATAGGTGAAGGCGCGTCGGGCGGGGCATTAGGAATCGGCATTGGTGACCGGGTGCTCATGCTCGAGAATACTTGGTACTCAGTTATTTCTCCTGAGAACTGCTCGACCATTCTGTGGCGCTCCTGGGACTACAAAGAGCAAGCCGCTGAAGCCATGAAGCCCACTGCGGCCGACATGTTGCAAGCGAAGCTCGTGGATGGCATCGTGAAGGAGCCGCTCGGTGGCGCTCATACGGCTCCGCAAAAGATAATTGAGACGCTTAAGAAAGCACTGCTTAAAACGCTTGATGAGCTGGAGGCCCTGCCTACGGATGAGCGCATCAGCCAGCGGATTGACAAGTTCGCAGCCATGGGCGTCGTATTAGAGTAA
- a CDS encoding DUF4159 domain-containing protein, with the protein MLKTFFLSFFLLITVAAAPVAPSFRIAKLHYGGGGDWYANKTSLPNLIQFCNQTLKANIAPDEATVELDSPELFTYPFVHMTGHGNVSFTDAEAKNLRRYLIGGGFLHIDDNYGLDKFIRPEMKKVFPELEFVELPFSHPIYHQKFAFPRGLPKVHEHDGKRPQGFGLLYKGRLVCFYTFECDLGNGWEDVGTYPEDTPAVHEAALRMGANLVAYALTQD; encoded by the coding sequence ATGCTCAAGACTTTTTTCCTCAGCTTCTTCCTTCTAATCACGGTGGCTGCCGCGCCGGTGGCACCTAGCTTCCGCATTGCTAAGCTGCACTACGGTGGCGGCGGCGACTGGTACGCCAACAAAACGTCGCTGCCCAATTTGATTCAGTTTTGCAATCAAACGCTCAAAGCGAACATCGCTCCTGATGAAGCCACGGTAGAGCTTGATTCGCCGGAGCTGTTTACCTACCCGTTTGTGCACATGACGGGGCACGGCAACGTATCATTTACCGACGCAGAAGCCAAGAACCTGCGGCGTTATCTGATCGGCGGTGGCTTCCTGCACATCGACGATAACTACGGCCTCGACAAGTTCATCCGGCCCGAGATGAAGAAGGTTTTTCCGGAGCTAGAGTTTGTGGAGCTACCTTTCTCCCACCCTATTTATCACCAAAAGTTTGCTTTCCCTAGAGGCTTGCCCAAAGTGCACGAACACGATGGCAAGCGGCCACAAGGCTTTGGCTTGCTCTACAAAGGCCGGCTTGTGTGCTTTTATACGTTTGAGTGCGACCTAGGCAACGGCTGGGAAGACGTGGGCACCTACCCCGAAGACACCCCCGCTGTGCATGAAGCAGCGCTACGCATGGGTGCTAATTTAGTGGCGTATGCTCTGACGCAGGATTAA
- a CDS encoding peptide MFS transporter yields MQSASAVREQAPAAAQTSHPRGLYLLFATEMWERFSYYGMRAVLVLFLTKAMMMDKAFASKFYGGYTSLIYLTPLIGGYISDRYWGNRRSIVTGGLLMALGQFTLFISASSYGPAEGHSLSHQLLYLGLGCMIIGNGFFKPNISSMVGTLYSPTDSRKDAAYTIFYMGINLGSFFGNTITSLVGDTGNPADFRWAFLACGIAMILGTIVFNWGKTRYLHTPEGQQVGTTPVSSPGVKGVFMLLPVLLAVALGILWLDSTQLSVIAPLLLIATIGIAVFILADKSLTSGDRQRVWVIFAVSFFVVFFWAAFEQAPASLTFFADEQMDRTIFGYTLPPSLFQNLNGFFVVVGAPLMALLWTALGRRGAEPPSPMKMAIGLGLLALGYLVMCFGVKDIQPGVKVSMFFLVALYFLHSMGELCLSPIGLSLVNKLSPLKFSSLLMAVWFLANAAANYLAGFMSGLYPEAGKPAPHLLGFEITGIYEFFMVFVVSAATAAVVLFIFSRKLVKMMNTIG; encoded by the coding sequence ATGCAAAGTGCTTCTGCCGTGCGAGAGCAAGCTCCCGCAGCGGCCCAAACCAGTCATCCGAGGGGCTTGTACTTGCTGTTCGCCACCGAAATGTGGGAGCGGTTCAGCTACTACGGCATGCGCGCCGTGCTCGTGCTTTTCCTCACCAAGGCCATGATGATGGATAAGGCCTTTGCCTCCAAATTCTACGGCGGCTACACAAGCCTTATCTATCTAACGCCCTTAATTGGTGGCTACATCTCAGACCGGTACTGGGGCAACCGCCGCTCGATTGTGACGGGCGGCTTGCTGATGGCACTAGGCCAGTTTACGCTTTTTATATCGGCCTCCAGCTATGGTCCTGCCGAGGGCCACTCTCTCAGCCACCAACTACTGTACCTAGGCCTCGGCTGTATGATCATCGGCAACGGTTTCTTCAAACCGAATATCTCGTCGATGGTGGGCACGCTTTATTCGCCTACCGATTCGCGCAAGGATGCCGCTTACACTATTTTCTACATGGGCATCAACCTAGGCTCATTCTTTGGCAACACCATCACCAGCCTCGTCGGGGACACCGGCAATCCTGCTGACTTCCGGTGGGCTTTCTTGGCTTGCGGTATTGCGATGATATTGGGCACTATCGTTTTCAACTGGGGTAAAACGAGATACCTGCACACGCCCGAAGGCCAACAAGTAGGTACTACGCCGGTTAGCTCCCCGGGCGTGAAGGGCGTATTTATGCTGCTGCCGGTGTTGCTGGCTGTAGCGCTCGGCATTCTATGGCTCGATTCCACCCAACTAAGCGTAATTGCTCCGTTGCTGCTGATAGCAACGATTGGCATTGCCGTCTTCATCTTAGCCGACAAGTCGCTGACCTCTGGCGACCGGCAGCGGGTGTGGGTAATTTTCGCGGTTTCGTTCTTCGTGGTGTTCTTCTGGGCCGCCTTTGAGCAGGCACCCGCTTCGCTCACATTCTTCGCCGATGAGCAGATGGATCGGACCATCTTTGGGTATACGCTGCCACCTAGCCTCTTCCAAAACCTCAACGGTTTCTTCGTAGTAGTGGGTGCCCCGCTAATGGCCTTGCTCTGGACGGCCCTAGGCCGGCGCGGCGCAGAGCCGCCATCCCCCATGAAAATGGCCATTGGCCTAGGGTTGCTGGCGCTCGGCTATTTGGTTATGTGCTTCGGGGTGAAAGATATTCAGCCCGGCGTGAAGGTGAGCATGTTCTTCTTGGTAGCGCTCTACTTCCTACATTCAATGGGCGAGCTGTGTTTGTCGCCCATTGGCTTATCATTGGTCAATAAACTTTCCCCGCTGAAGTTTAGCTCTCTGCTGATGGCCGTGTGGTTCTTGGCCAACGCTGCGGCCAACTACCTAGCTGGCTTCATGAGCGGCTTGTACCCGGAAGCTGGTAAGCCAGCGCCGCATTTACTGGGCTTTGAAATCACCGGTATCTACGAATTCTTTATGGTATTCGTGGTGTCGGCGGCTACGGCTGCGGTTGTCCTGTTCATCTTCAGCCGCAAGTTGGTAAAAATGATGAATACGATAGGCTAG
- a CDS encoding GNAT family N-acetyltransferase, which produces MPTVSMTIIIRKAQPSDTARLAEIFLESRRLGFYWLDPERFQLEDFERQTQGEVVWVAECNGELAGFISVEEEDAFIHHLFVAPGYQRSGIGRRLLQSLRTWLPTPYTLKCLTKNKRARAFYKKNNWRIVGEGRSGTGAYLVLVFGSLTPKTKQNPPPGLGEA; this is translated from the coding sequence ATGCCCACTGTCTCCATGACTATTATCATTCGCAAAGCACAACCAAGCGACACTGCCCGATTGGCAGAAATCTTTCTAGAAAGCCGCCGCTTGGGCTTTTATTGGCTAGACCCCGAGCGGTTTCAGCTCGAAGACTTTGAACGGCAAACGCAAGGCGAGGTCGTGTGGGTGGCTGAGTGCAACGGCGAATTGGCCGGCTTCATCTCCGTCGAGGAAGAGGATGCGTTTATTCATCACTTGTTTGTGGCGCCGGGCTACCAGCGTTCCGGAATTGGCCGGCGCCTGCTACAAAGCCTGCGAACGTGGTTGCCTACCCCTTATACCCTCAAATGCTTAACCAAGAATAAGCGAGCTAGAGCGTTTTATAAGAAGAACAACTGGCGAATCGTGGGGGAAGGGCGGAGCGGCACCGGCGCTTACTTGGTGCTCGTTTTTGGCTCTTTGACGCCAAAGACGAAGCAAAACCCGCCGCCGGGGCTAGGTGAGGCATAG